A genomic region of Pelodiscus sinensis isolate JC-2024 chromosome 1, ASM4963464v1, whole genome shotgun sequence contains the following coding sequences:
- the LOC102449267 gene encoding C-type lectin domain family 4 member E-like isoform X1, translating into MESEIIYTEVKFKNAPPPAAATAPPAKSTPPSAPQKHTHSLLWLVSALLLLLCLSLLAALIVTLLNPSCEKHRTLSQSSTEWHCVTGTAEGKGRIYMCCPVGWDSFQDSCYHFFNDSMTWGDSERNCTGMGSHLVVINTEAEQDFISDWIRRTATGSDKKDYYIGLTSQEREGQWHWVDKTLYKIPHFWISGEPNYLDRERCAVLTVQENKSPQNNRNWNNIGCSLLQHRICESAVINSK; encoded by the exons CACCCCCAGCGAAAAGCACACCTCCGAGTGCACCCCAGAAGCACACCCACTCTCTCCTGTGGTTGGTCTCAGCTCTGTTGCtgttgctgtgtctctctctcctcgCTGCCCTCATTG tTACCCTCCTTAATCCAAGCTGTGAAAAGCACAGGACCCTGTCCCAGAGTTCCACAGAGTGGCACTGTGTCACAGGGACAGCTGAAGGGAAAG GGCGAATCTATATGTGTTGCCCAGTGGGCTGGGATTCCTTTCAGGACAGCTGCTACCATTTCTTTAATGACAGCATGACCTGGGGTGACAGTGAGAGGAACTGCACTGGGATGGGCTCTCACCTGGTGGTGATCAACACGGAAGCTGAGCAG gATTTCATTTCTGATTGGATAAGAAGAACTGCTACAGGCAGTGACAAAAAGGATTACTATATTGGTCTGACTAGCCAGGAAAGGGAAGGCCAGTGGCACTGGGTGGATAAAACTCTGTACAAAATACCACA CTTCTGGATATCTGGGGAACCCAATTACCTTGACAGAGAGAGATGTGCTGTCTTGACTGTACAGGAAAATAAATCCCCACAGAATAACAGGAACTGGAATAACATTGGGTGTTCTTTATTACAACATCGAATTTGTGAAAGTGCAGTAATAAATAGTAAATAA